TTGGGTATGTTCATGGAATCCAAAATCACTTGTTTTAAGCTCTGTTTTAAGTTTgtaaatttaagtttatcatCGATTATCGTCCACATATTGCAGGCAGAGCCATTACTCAAAGACAGGCAGAAGTTCACGAAGATCATAGATCCGTTGCTCGAAGAGAATTACCCCGTAAAGGGTCTTTATCAAGCTCTTGCTATAGCAGCAATGTGTCTTCAAGAGGATGCTAATAGCCGGCCATTGATCGGTGATGTTTTAACTGCGGTTGAGTTTCTTGCTAGGCCAAAAGTTGACGGCCAAGTTACAGCAGAGTCACAAAGAAACAGCAGCTTCCATGTTAAGTCCGTGAAAGAACGAAGTTCGAAACGAGACCGTGATTTGTAGCTACTGTAGCTGAGGTTAACAATCTTGAAACTTGAAGAAATTGCAGAACTGAAAACCAACTGAAACTGGTACTTGGTTTTCAAGCTACAAGTTGCTCACACTATGTTAGCATGTTGTTTGTGTAGATAATTGTGAGTTCTTTTATGTGTGTAATTGTTTAAGTAGCTTATCTTTAAGTGCAAAATACAAGTATGTGTTTAGATATAAGTATGCATAATCTTTTTTAAggttttcatatattttggaTGATCGTATTGTTATTCTCGTGTTCAAATACATGGGAGAGACAATAGTGTCAAACAtagaactaaattgtaatatttgAGATTTGGTATGTAAGCATGTGCAACTCAGATTTAGTACATAATGAAACCTTGTGAGGAAAATCTTCATGGTTGTATGTCACTGTTCAACATGAATGTGTCTCTAAGAAAAAAACACAATGGATTGTGATTTTATGGAGAGAAGTCTATGTAACATCCAAAAACACGGTTGGCTGTAAATAATATGTGATAGATTTTTAGTGGAATAAGATATAAGATCGATAAAACTGAAGGTTGTTGGACGCCAAAGTGAGTTGAATCAAGAAGTATGACATGGCGGATAATTTAAGGTaggaactaaattataaaaatgtgaaaagtgtTGTGGTTTTactgtaaatattcaaaaatcataggtcaagataaaaattataagggaAATATGGTTATTTCTCAATCAGGATAAtcataatgataataattagtGAAAATAGTGTCAAAATATGATTGgttagaatattttattatttaattaataagtatgtttttatagaaaatgaaGGATTTTCTTCATGTTTCTTTATCCAAACATCACCGCCAAAGAAAACTTTGCTTttcttacaatttggtcccttaTTATGtaattccactatttcttctaaATTTCTTAGAAATTTTCATAGGCACCAAAGGGAAAAAAGATTAAGTAGAGACTCTAAAGTATGTTCATCAATTTAAAAGTAAGAAATTAGTAGATGGAAgtgaagaaaattagaagacAAGAAGAGGATAAATTGATAGTCATgaagttgaagaagaaaagggaagagAAGCAAATGGGAGGAAAGTTTTCTTATTAACTTTATTTGTATTTCAAAGAATTGAGTTAAATATGTTGTGATTGAAATGTATGatatgttaatttaatcaaaatagtaGAATTAGAAAGTCTCTAATTCACATCAAATCGAATGTTAGTAATCTATGTAATTGAATTCACAACCTCACACAGAAAGGAGAGCATTCTGGGTTCAAACAAAAAAGACAATCCCGAAATCTGACACATGACTTGACAGATCGGGTCATGAAACAAATTATGATGTACTGAGCTTGAAAGGTTGGAAAAAGCACTGTTTGTTCCACAATATATAAACTAGGAATGACCAAAACTAGAGGCTGCTAATACATGcaacattataaaaatttaaattcccatatatttacttataaagctaaaaaaatgaatgattgGAAACAAATATTTACTTATAAAGCTACAAAAATGAATGCTGCCTCTTATTCATGcacttaatatattttactagCTATTTAAGATAGGGAAGATGACATGTATACCTCAGCTTCCTATGGCAAGCAAGAGAATTTTTTAGGGCAACATCCACTGTTGCACCTTCACGAAATATTGAGTCATATAATTTGCAGACAAACCTTGATAgttcatcttcttctttatcCCAAAAGCTGGTACCATGGTCCGTGTTCTTCTCCATGTCATGATCATCCCAGTCGCTTGACGGACTGATAGTTTCTAGTTCGGATTCAGTTTCGGTTTCGGTTTCGGTTTCGGAGTCTTCGTCTTCTGGATCTTCGTCACCAATCTCGAACCTTCCCTTTCCCAAAACGTTGTACTCTCCTAAGTCATTGATCAACACATCCTGAGGCTCAGCTGTGGGGCATAAAACAGCTTTAGCACCAGAGTCTAGGAAGGCTTTAATTAAATTTGCAGAGGGGCCATAAGTTCCAGTGAAGATTATGATCCTGTCCCTCCAAGCTCCAACCTAGCATTGTTCAACAAAGTATCAGACGCATAAAATGCTAAATTCGGGGCACTACAGTTCATGATCTATGGAGAACACGAATCATTGGATTACAGCATCAGGTATACTGAGCATTGAtgggaaaaaaatcaaatgagaGTAATATGCTTACCATCCAACGAACATCATCAGGTTTTATGTGCAAAGAAGGGACCGTGCGGCGGAACATGTATGCCCCGATTTCTTGATCATCTTCCGTAACCTTCAAGAAAAGGTTCATTAGTTTTGATAACATTaaactaacaattttaaaagaatgaaatcatttgaaaaGCATGCACACTTGGGTTTGGCGTCCAATATATCTATGCCCAATGTTTCCAACTTGGAAGTATGGTCTACAACGAATCAAATCAGCAATAGTTGTTACTTGTGCAAAAGGTGATGCACCCTTACGGTTCCGGCTCCGCATCATTGACAACATGCTAACCTTGACACTTTGTAGAAACCTATCAGCCAGTTCTCCAGGTTCAGCTACAACAAACACCTCGTTTTGCCAACTAGAGAAAATAAGCAGTTAGCATGTAAGGGTTGGGGCAAAGCTACGGTAAAAGTAATGCCTCGAAAAGCAAGGATTTTGTACCTTAATATTGAGCCAACTGAGTCATTTTGAAGGGCTAAATGTATAATGCCAACTTGTGGTAGATTCTGTAACTTTTCATGTAATGACTGTACAGGTAAAGATAGTTCCCTGGGTCCAGTAGGAGACTTTGGCTGAGATGTTGTTTTCTTTCCAGATAGTAATCCATCTAAGCTAAAAGGTGAGATCTTGTCAATTTGGCCAAGCCTTTGCAGGTCAATAGGAATGAAGGAAAGAGAGTTTGAGGGGAAACTTCCAGCGAGAAGAGGAGAGGTAAATGGTGTCGGAAATGTTGTTGTCGGTACTGTCTTTGAAACTCCAGATATGTCATGCAAAAGAGTTAATCTGATTCCATTTTGTACACAAAATGACTCGAGTGCCTGAGCATGGTGCACTATTCTTCCTGAATCAGGACTAGACAAAGCTTCAACAAGTAGTACATTTCGCCTCCAACCTAATGAAGGGGTATTCTCATCTAGTACTACCCAAgagaaaagaatataaaaggTTCAGCAGAGCATCCTGAAAGTTATAACATATGACAACTATCAAAAACGAGGATCAAATACCTGCATTTGATGCTTTAGCCCTAGCAAAATGTTGAGATTTAAATTTTTCTGTCCACTTCTCATCACGTGCAAAGGGTACAAGAAGTCTTTCACATGCATTCTTGAAGGCATCTGAATTGTTTTGGATGTAGTCCTTTACAGAAGCTTCCAACTTGAGCCAAACTGTTGGATCAGTCTCATCTAGCTCCATGTCACAACGTTCATCAACTGCAAGGCAACCATATAAATTGAGTTATTTTGCTAAGCAGCTACTGCACAAGGATTAAATTTGGATATCACAATAAAAACTGGTTGGATGCTAATTATGGAGACATCAGCCAAGGTAAAAAGGACATAAAACTCTCATCTACGATAGCCACAAGGAACCAAGTAATACCTGGATTAAACCGAAAGTATTGGATCTCAGGGAGCATGGTTAACATTGCACTCAATGCTTCCTCAGCTCGCTCCACAGAGCATGAACTCTCAATCAGCACTTGTCCAGTATCCAGGTAACGCCAACCTCCTTTTCGTGCCTAGAACAAAAGAGATGCACATGAATGCAGGGAATGAAGTGATGAATATTAAATCTCAATATGATCAGTAACGAAAAGGTAGATAGAGATTTAAATctcttgattttttattctccAATCAGTCAAAATATCAAAACTGCTTAAAACGGTATTTTggaatataaataaaagcaCATATATGTAGTTTCCTGTTATTCTGCATGAATATCCTTATAAAAGGGTGATTGCAACTACACAAAAACAAAGCAGTTACCTTCGTAGGCACAGAACCACTGCCAATTGAAACTAAACAGTCAATTTTTGTATCAGGCCATAAAAGTTGTGCTTCTCGTATGGAAAATAAAGTTGGATTATTTGCCACTATAGCACCATCTTGCCAGCGGTTTACATCTAtataaggtaaaataaaatataataaaggtTAAGAAGTTCAAACATCCTTTAAAAAAGAGTTAATTTAAGCAAGCTGAAGAAAAATACCATCCGAGAAGTCATCAAGATAATATGGGGCAGCAGAAGATGCTCTTATAGCTTTCCATACATGGTGTTTACAACTTCCAATAAAAGCATTTCGCTTGTAGCCAAATTGAGCACCTTGAATAGTGGTTACTGAACCTTCGAGTATTGCAAGAGGCACCTCTGGTGTTCCAACAGAGTACTGCACATTAAGAAATAGATTTATAAACAAACTCATTGAGGTGCCAAGAAATTACCATAATGGATAATAAAACAGTCCACATATATCTATATGAACAACGTAATACTTGAATCCAATTAGAGTTCAGATAACATTATAGAAAAAGAAACTCTTGACCTCAAACCTGATAATTGCGGAATAAAAAAGGCTGAGCTGGCATAACGCTCACCAATGTCGACACAACAAAAACTTTTGGAATGTTTTTTACAGCAGAATCGATTAGTAGGTCACCATCCTCATCAGCACACATTTCCTTCAGCAACCTTTCAAACTGATCTGCACTGTGCTGCAACACTACATGTTATTGCGTCTTGTTGAAAGCAAAACTCTGGAAATATCCTTTAGAACCACAAAAAGGTTCTTATTAGTCTGAGTTATGCTTTCACGATGTTCAACGCCTCTTCATGCATTCAAGACATGCGACATGCATTCAAGGAAAGCAAGagaaattcatgcaaattcataGACACATTTTCAAGGAAAACAAGAGAAAGCAATTTTAGAAGCAATGAAGAATGAAACATAAATTCATCTACATACAAAAGAAATCCATACTTTAGATCCATGTACAGCAACTCTGATACTCTGTGATGAACTTTTATAAAGCTGATCAAACTTTTCTCTCCATGTTGCAGCTTCATCCTTTGGCACAGGTTCAGTGAAAACAAGTTTTCCTACAACGCCAATATAGGGCAAGAATAAACAAATTGGACTACAAGTGTTGTCAAACAGAATCTTTATGCAGCATACTGACCAAGTTTTTTGTATATTTCTTCACATTGATCCAAGGTCATCAACTTAATGCCAAGGGCAACAGCGAGCATGCCACCGGTTGATGTTCCGCATACAAGGTCAAATAACTCATGTATTCGCTTTCCAGTTCccttctcaatttctttaagCATCTGCACAGTTGCAAGACCTTTCATGCCACCTCCATCCATTGAGAGTATGCGCAGGCCTCGTTTTGGTACCTGTCTCCCTCTAATAGCACGTCGAAGGTTCTCATTCTCTCCTACGAAAGAACATTATCTGATGACTCTATGATCCAAATTCCAAAAGTTCTTAAAGAAAGTCAAAAGGATCAAATGGGAGAAAGATACCAAGAATTGCCAAAGCACGAGCTGCAGCTTTATTCACACGTGGTTCAGATGTAAAAGTCAGCCGCATGAGAAGTTCCCTCAAGCTTTCCGAGGTGACAAGAATGAAGCGATTCTCCAGACAGAAGGCCAAATTTCCAACAGCTAGCAAAGCAAGCCTTTGCACCTAATTATATGTAAGGGTTTAAATACAGTTCaatataagaataatttaaaatcagaAAGTTACCTCTGGATTTTTATTGGCGCACAGTATTTTTAATGATCTCAAAACATCCCTTGATAGCATCTTCTGAGCTACAATATCAGATCCAAAGGCCAAAGTGCCCACAACTTGTAGCACAGAAACCTGTTCTTCTGGGGCAATAGACTTCATAACAAATTCAATGGGTTTCATGATGTCACATTTCATCAATTCCATGGCCACAGAAACATCTCCAGCAAGAGTTGATAGAGCAGAGCAGGCTTGACTGACCTGACACAAACCAGAACAATAGTGCACAATAGGAAGGGGAACTAAAAAGACAACATGTCTGATGTCACTGCATAAAAAGGAAAGTATATCCAGTGTACCACATGGCGGTTGTCACTACTTATCATGCTAATGAGCTGCCGCAGTGCATTCTCATCTTTACCAATAAGTACACAGTTCCCTTGGTCTTGCATTATTATCTTCGTCAGTGCAGACGCTATCAACGGGTGATGACAAGAGGAAAAACGGAATATGAGAGAGAAAAAGGCACTCAGCTTGTGTTTAGATGTGCCAAAATAAGAACTGTTCTCCATCTGTAAAATCAACAAAGTGAAAACAATTTCATTCATAGATGCTCATGTAAACTCATGAGCATGAGCATACAAACAGCCAATATCTGTCGACCTGTACCTCTATTTGCACGGTCACCGATCTTAGATTTTCATCAGCCACAATCCTGATATTTGCAAGGGACAACTGACTTAGCTTGCGTAAAGGCAAGATCTCAGGAAGGAATTCAAGTGGATTACCAAACAATCTAAGAATTTCTAACTCAATCGTAGCCCTGCCATCCAACTGGAGAAAAACATTAGACAAGAGAAAAGTACCATACATTTTAAAGCTTAAACATTGATTTCATTGTCAATAAAGTGACCTGAAGTCGAGAAGAAGCCGAACAATTTTATTATGCTCTAATGATAATTCCACCAACCCAATACACTGTTTCAGTTCCACTGCTCATAAATTACCAACAAAAAATGCAGTCAATAGGCAAATGGGAAGTAACACCAATGGTCTGACCTTCAAAATCACTCGACATATGAACAAAAATTTAGATGTAAAAAACAAGATCATTCTTACCAGGCACTGAAAGAAGCATGTTGCAATCAGCCCTAAGtacttttaagttttttacATCACCAAGCTCAGGTGGTAACTGTGATAGCTTGTTGTAATCAAGGTATAATTTCTCAAGAATTGGCAACTGAGTTAACTCAACAGGCAGTGTCTGTATCAAAATGTAAACAACGAGTGCCTAAGTTTCTTCATTGAGCTCAGTTCAGAAATtcaaaacatttgttttgaaaattttcattctctaactaaaaaaaagaatcaGTTACTGGTTAAAAATTAGGTTAAGCTAAGCCTTACCGTTAAACCGCAACCGCAAAGGCTAAGCGAAGTGATGCCTTTCCAATGATCATCATTCGCAACCGGATCCGCGTCAACAGAAGGAACCAAATTCGACCGTAACAACCGAAGCAAAACTCCGACTCCATCACTCTGCTGACTCGACCCGGTTGCCTTAACCACCGTAACCGCCCGTAACGGTTCCCTCCTCTTCTCAACATACATCTCCACCCGCACCACATTCTCTTCCGTCTCTTTCAATTCAA
This genomic window from Gossypium raimondii isolate GPD5lz chromosome 10, ASM2569854v1, whole genome shotgun sequence contains:
- the LOC105777160 gene encoding phospholipase A I, which codes for MSWGLGWKRPSEIFRLSLYYGYEESREDLDRTSSQLIGSCSSSSASLTPPQDQQEPGFKIDLDWVSGDDVDQVALRLQSQLMLALPSSQDTVAIELKETEENVVRVEMYVEKRREPLRAVTVVKATGSSQQSDGVGVLLRLLRSNLVPSVDADPVANDDHWKGITSLSLCGCGLTTLPVELTQLPILEKLYLDYNKLSQLPPELGDVKNLKVLRADCNMLLSVPVELKQCIGLVELSLEHNKIVRLLLDFRATIELEILRLFGNPLEFLPEILPLRKLSQLSLANIRIVADENLRSVTVQIEMENSSYFGTSKHKLSAFFSLIFRFSSCHHPLIASALTKIIMQDQGNCVLIGKDENALRQLISMISSDNRHVVSQACSALSTLAGDVSVAMELMKCDIMKPIEFVMKSIAPEEQVSVLQVVGTLAFGSDIVAQKMLSRDVLRSLKILCANKNPEVQRLALLAVGNLAFCLENRFILVTSESLRELLMRLTFTSEPRVNKAAARALAILGENENLRRAIRGRQVPKRGLRILSMDGGGMKGLATVQMLKEIEKGTGKRIHELFDLVCGTSTGGMLAVALGIKLMTLDQCEEIYKKLGKLVFTEPVPKDEAATWREKFDQLYKSSSQSIRVAVHGSKHSADQFERLLKEMCADEDGDLLIDSAVKNIPKVFVVSTLVSVMPAQPFLFRNYQYSVGTPEVPLAILEGSVTTIQGAQFGYKRNAFIGSCKHHVWKAIRASSAAPYYLDDFSDDVNRWQDGAIVANNPTLFSIREAQLLWPDTKIDCLVSIGSGSVPTKARKGGWRYLDTGQVLIESSCSVERAEEALSAMLTMLPEIQYFRFNPVDERCDMELDETDPTVWLKLEASVKDYIQNNSDAFKNACERLLVPFARDEKWTEKFKSQHFARAKASNAVLDENTPSLGWRRNVLLVEALSSPDSGRIVHHAQALESFCVQNGIRLTLLHDISGVSKTVPTTTFPTPFTSPLLAGSFPSNSLSFIPIDLQRLGQIDKISPFSLDGLLSGKKTTSQPKSPTGPRELSLPVQSLHEKLQNLPQVGIIHLALQNDSVGSILSWQNEVFVVAEPGELADRFLQSVKVSMLSMMRSRNRKGASPFAQVTTIADLIRCRPYFQVGNIGHRYIGRQTQVTEDDQEIGAYMFRRTVPSLHIKPDDVRWMVGAWRDRIIIFTGTYGPSANLIKAFLDSGAKAVLCPTAEPQDVLINDLGEYNVLGKGRFEIGDEDPEDEDSETETETETESELETISPSSDWDDHDMEKNTDHGTSFWDKEEDELSRFVCKLYDSIFREGATVDVALKNSLACHRKLRYTCHLPYLK